In a single window of the Leifsonia sp. 1010 genome:
- a CDS encoding DUF58 domain-containing protein — translation MTTDSPARGRRRRTPGADQARIAAELVGGAVARAAGAVTSRVAPLGRAVGRRIAPVVGVVSTLGWIVLASAAASIVLAVWLGWAEFVYIAATLLAAFVIAAAFVFGRSTYRAGIELNPRRVVAGGRALGRLTVANSGSRPVLPTRMELPVGEGQADFTIPRLAPGAETEELFAVPTERRALILAGPALSVRGDQLGLLRRTNQWTEQIELFVHPKTVRLAATARGLVRDLEGQTTKVITDSDLAFHALRTYEPGDDIRNVHWRTSARTGQLMVRQYQETRRSQLLLAFDAERSHFASDDEFELGVSVLASVGCQVIREETEIRALWQGGPMRAETPTALLDDSCRIQSVDGAHPTLREFLRQATLRLPAPSLAVTVVGSQVDAAELRGASALWSADTETIVIRVDEAAEPRLTRLGRSMLITVSALPELPSLLKRAGR, via the coding sequence ATGACCACCGACAGCCCCGCTCGCGGACGGCGTCGTCGCACGCCCGGCGCCGATCAGGCGCGCATCGCGGCGGAGCTCGTCGGCGGCGCGGTCGCGCGCGCGGCCGGAGCGGTGACCTCGCGGGTCGCGCCCCTCGGTCGTGCGGTCGGTCGCCGCATAGCGCCGGTCGTCGGCGTTGTCAGCACCCTCGGCTGGATCGTGCTCGCCAGCGCAGCGGCCTCCATCGTCCTGGCGGTGTGGCTCGGATGGGCGGAGTTCGTCTACATCGCGGCCACGCTGCTTGCCGCGTTCGTGATCGCGGCCGCCTTCGTCTTCGGCCGCTCGACATACCGGGCCGGAATCGAGCTGAACCCGCGTCGCGTGGTCGCCGGCGGCAGGGCTCTCGGACGGCTGACCGTCGCCAACAGCGGATCGCGGCCGGTCCTGCCGACGCGGATGGAGCTGCCCGTCGGCGAGGGACAGGCCGACTTCACCATCCCGCGGCTCGCCCCCGGGGCCGAGACCGAAGAGCTGTTCGCCGTGCCCACCGAGCGGCGGGCACTCATCCTGGCCGGCCCCGCGCTGTCCGTGCGCGGTGACCAGTTGGGGCTGCTGCGCCGTACGAACCAGTGGACCGAGCAGATCGAGCTGTTCGTCCACCCGAAGACGGTGCGGCTCGCCGCAACGGCCCGCGGTCTCGTCCGCGACCTCGAGGGGCAGACCACCAAGGTCATCACCGACAGCGACCTCGCATTCCACGCCCTGCGCACCTACGAGCCGGGCGACGACATCCGGAACGTGCACTGGCGGACGTCCGCACGGACGGGGCAGCTGATGGTCCGGCAGTACCAGGAGACCCGCCGCTCGCAGCTGCTGCTGGCGTTCGACGCCGAGCGCTCGCACTTCGCCTCGGACGACGAATTCGAGCTCGGCGTCTCCGTCCTCGCCTCGGTCGGCTGCCAGGTGATCCGCGAGGAGACCGAAATCCGCGCCCTGTGGCAGGGCGGACCGATGCGCGCCGAGACGCCGACCGCCCTGCTCGACGACTCCTGCCGCATCCAGTCGGTGGATGGCGCGCACCCCACCCTGCGCGAGTTCCTGCGCCAGGCCACCCTGCGCCTGCCCGCTCCGAGCCTCGCAGTCACCGTGGTCGGATCACAGGTCGACGCGGCCGAGCTTCGCGGCGCGTCCGCGCTGTGGTCGGCCGACACGGAGACCATCGTGATCCGGGTCGACGAGGCCGCAGAGCCGCGCCTGACCCGGCTCGGGCGCTCGATGCTGATCACCGTCTCCGCTCTGCCCGAGTTGCCGTCCCTGCTGAAGCGAGCCGGTCGATGA
- a CDS encoding transglutaminase-like domain-containing protein, whose protein sequence is MSAATGTGSDRRRDARTAAATTPLFDSLSRTTWIDVAVLTGLSLLAVAGFEPAFGHYAFAPAAIGGIVVGGGVALLGRLLRLSWPLTTVIALAAYFLFGTPLALPGQALYGVLPSLDSLSDLVIGAVFGWSDAVTLQAPLEAPPYVAVVPYVAGWLVTLVSVTLAVRWLPRVRRPSSGRAAVLLAGPALLLLAAILLGTRDAFFAGIRGVLFAGVALVWLAWRRARFARDRVETDSGVRRSRVLGGAAVVLGAVLVGALAGSVLAPPAASRFVVRDEITPPFDPLDYPSPLAGFRKYTKELQKTKLFTVTGLKQGQVIRLATMDSYDGVVWSVASPGSDSDASGAFELLGSTIPRPPVFTPGASSTAAIDVLGYSDVWLPTLGYTNTLTFDAHTGQDPTSTVRVNTATGTAAVTSGVRNGLAYTVGATAQKIPNDRALAKVPPAKLTLPSVTNVPDVVSAKAEEYAGSADTAIQKLRNIERSLKSLGYLSHGRASDPVPSRAGQGADRMTDLLSKSPMVGDQEQYASAFALMARRLGYPTRVVMGFAPKVSGSTTTVTGDDVTAWDEVAFEGVGWVPFFPTPTKTDAPKNQTTKPKLEPQPQVRQPPPADPRAEDLLTPVKTKDNDPKDKASAFRLPVWAWVVLGVIGIPLLAYFIPLLIIAGLKRRRRRKRESAGPPDRRAAGAWDELTDGYAELGLAVPERATRLQAAAALEEQSAAQELPVPDGGLRDLARHVDAAVFDGSVVDEERVQHAWTTADDALTRATKAAGPLRARLAAFRYRRARRA, encoded by the coding sequence ATGAGCGCGGCGACGGGCACAGGGTCCGACCGGCGACGGGACGCGCGCACGGCGGCCGCGACGACACCGCTCTTCGACTCCCTTTCGCGCACGACATGGATCGACGTCGCCGTCCTCACCGGCCTCAGCCTGCTCGCGGTCGCCGGATTCGAGCCGGCGTTCGGGCACTATGCTTTCGCTCCGGCGGCGATCGGCGGCATCGTGGTGGGCGGGGGAGTCGCGCTGCTCGGCCGGTTGCTGCGACTGTCCTGGCCGCTGACCACCGTCATCGCGCTGGCCGCCTACTTCCTGTTCGGCACGCCGCTCGCGCTTCCCGGCCAGGCGCTGTACGGGGTCCTGCCGTCGCTCGACAGTCTTTCCGACCTGGTCATCGGCGCTGTGTTCGGCTGGTCCGACGCGGTGACCCTGCAGGCTCCGCTCGAGGCGCCTCCGTACGTCGCGGTGGTGCCCTACGTCGCCGGGTGGCTGGTCACCCTGGTGTCCGTCACCCTCGCCGTCCGCTGGCTGCCGCGCGTGCGGCGTCCGTCCTCGGGTCGCGCGGCCGTACTGCTCGCCGGGCCGGCGCTGCTGCTGCTCGCGGCCATTCTGCTCGGTACCCGGGATGCGTTCTTCGCCGGGATACGCGGCGTCCTGTTCGCAGGGGTGGCTCTCGTGTGGCTCGCCTGGCGTCGCGCGCGCTTCGCGCGAGACCGTGTCGAGACCGACTCCGGGGTCCGGCGCAGCCGGGTGCTCGGGGGCGCCGCGGTCGTGCTCGGTGCGGTGCTCGTCGGAGCGCTGGCGGGGTCGGTGCTCGCGCCGCCGGCCGCCTCGCGATTCGTCGTGCGCGACGAGATCACGCCGCCGTTCGATCCGCTCGACTATCCGAGCCCTCTGGCCGGGTTCCGGAAGTACACGAAAGAACTGCAGAAGACCAAGCTCTTCACCGTCACCGGACTCAAACAGGGCCAGGTGATCCGGCTCGCCACCATGGACAGCTACGACGGCGTGGTCTGGTCCGTCGCGTCCCCGGGGAGCGACAGCGATGCGTCCGGCGCGTTCGAGCTGCTCGGCAGCACCATCCCGCGGCCACCGGTGTTCACGCCCGGTGCGTCGTCGACCGCCGCCATCGACGTCCTCGGCTACTCGGACGTGTGGCTGCCGACCCTCGGCTACACGAACACGCTCACGTTCGACGCGCACACCGGCCAGGACCCGACATCGACGGTGCGCGTCAACACCGCGACGGGAACGGCGGCCGTCACGAGTGGCGTGCGCAACGGCCTCGCCTATACGGTCGGGGCGACCGCGCAGAAGATCCCGAACGACCGGGCGCTCGCCAAGGTCCCGCCGGCCAAGCTGACACTCCCGTCGGTCACCAACGTCCCCGACGTGGTGTCGGCGAAAGCCGAGGAGTACGCCGGATCCGCCGACACGGCCATCCAGAAGCTGCGAAACATCGAGCGGTCGCTCAAGTCGCTCGGCTACCTCAGCCACGGGCGGGCGTCCGACCCGGTTCCCTCGCGCGCCGGTCAGGGCGCCGACCGCATGACCGACCTGCTCTCCAAGTCGCCGATGGTCGGCGACCAGGAGCAGTACGCGAGCGCCTTCGCGCTCATGGCCCGACGGCTCGGCTACCCGACCCGCGTCGTGATGGGCTTCGCGCCGAAGGTCTCGGGCAGCACCACCACGGTCACCGGCGATGACGTGACCGCCTGGGACGAGGTCGCCTTCGAGGGCGTCGGATGGGTGCCGTTCTTCCCGACGCCGACCAAGACGGATGCGCCGAAGAACCAGACCACGAAGCCGAAGCTCGAGCCGCAGCCGCAGGTCCGGCAGCCGCCGCCCGCCGATCCGCGCGCCGAAGACCTCCTGACGCCCGTCAAGACGAAGGACAACGACCCGAAAGACAAGGCGTCGGCGTTCCGTCTGCCGGTCTGGGCGTGGGTGGTGCTCGGGGTCATCGGGATCCCGCTGCTGGCCTACTTCATCCCCCTGCTGATCATCGCCGGACTCAAACGTCGGCGACGGCGCAAGCGCGAGAGCGCCGGGCCGCCCGACCGGCGCGCGGCCGGTGCCTGGGACGAGCTGACCGACGGATACGCCGAGCTGGGGCTCGCCGTCCCGGAGCGTGCCACGCGGCTCCAAGCCGCCGCCGCGCTCGAGGAGCAATCCGCCGCCCAGGAGCTCCCGGTCCCGGACGGCGGCCTCCGCGACCTGGCCCGGCACGTCGATGCGGCGGTGTTCGACGGCAGCGTGGTCGACGAGGAGCGGGTCCAGCATGCGTGGACGACAGCCGACGACGCCCTCACCCGTGCCACGAAGGCGGCCGGCCCGCTGCGCGCCCGGCTCGCGGCGTTCCGCTACCGACGCGCCCGCCGCGCGTGA
- a CDS encoding FHA domain-containing protein, producing MDDRGFIVPPPGLIPSRASQPAQTPAPAPAAERIEAVAPGRALPAFTPPPGPNGPAAPNRPVWRLLLPGGRAVPLTRAVLLGRNPSRGAHAGDAEPIALDDPTSTVSKTHALLVVEGDTLTVTDLYSTNGVVVAGTRAQPGEPAAVPDGAELLLGDLSIRAERS from the coding sequence ATGGACGACCGCGGGTTCATCGTTCCGCCACCTGGCCTCATCCCGTCACGGGCGTCCCAGCCGGCGCAGACACCGGCGCCCGCGCCCGCCGCCGAACGGATCGAAGCGGTCGCTCCCGGCCGGGCCTTGCCCGCCTTCACCCCGCCGCCCGGACCGAACGGCCCCGCCGCTCCTAACCGGCCCGTCTGGCGTCTCCTCCTGCCCGGCGGCCGGGCCGTGCCGCTGACCCGGGCCGTGCTCCTGGGCCGCAACCCGTCCCGAGGCGCGCACGCCGGCGACGCCGAGCCGATCGCGCTCGACGACCCGACCTCGACGGTGTCGAAGACGCACGCGCTGCTCGTCGTCGAGGGCGACACCCTGACCGTCACCGACCTCTATTCGACCAACGGCGTCGTCGTCGCCGGAACCCGCGCCCAGCCGGGAGAACCCGCCGCCGTGCCCGACGGCGCGGAGCTGCTCCTCGGCGACCTGAGCATCCGCGCAGAGCGCTCCTGA